In Deinococcus depolymerans, the following are encoded in one genomic region:
- a CDS encoding phage holin family protein: MGFILRLLVNALALYLLARVYGGVSFEPGADIVSILIAAVVMGIVNALIRPVLLLLSLPVNILTLGLFTLVVNGVVLYLVAAATALNVAGFGAAIIGAIILAVISWVLDAAAGALKLDGGRN; encoded by the coding sequence ATGGGTTTCATTCTTCGGTTGCTGGTGAACGCACTGGCCCTGTACCTGCTGGCCCGCGTGTACGGCGGCGTGAGCTTCGAGCCGGGCGCGGACATCGTGAGCATCCTGATCGCGGCCGTGGTCATGGGCATCGTGAACGCCCTGATCCGCCCGGTGCTGCTGCTGCTGTCGCTGCCCGTGAACATCCTGACGCTGGGCCTGTTCACCCTGGTCGTGAACGGCGTGGTGCTGTACCTCGTGGCGGCCGCCACCGCCCTGAACGTCGCGGGGTTCGGCGCGGCGATCATCGGGGCGATCATCCTGGCCGTGATCTCCTGGGTGCTGGACGCCGCAGCGGGCGCCCTGAAACTGGACGGTGGCCGGAATTAA
- the purB gene encoding adenylosuccinate lyase: MIDRYLTPEMKVLWSEASKYRAWLRVELAAMHAQANHGEVPAEAHAALTARSEADPLDEAFAQKVAEIEAVTRHDIVAFTRALTERYGEEARFVHHGLTSTDVVDTAQNLLLDEALGIIITDAEALREVCRTQAVAFKHTPTVGRTHGIHAEPMTFGLKFLNWMATLDRDLERLHAARKRVQVVMLSGSVGTYAHVSPKVEEEVAAAWGWQAAPVTNQTLARDRHAEVLSALAIFGTTLERIAVEIRHLQRSEVREAMEPFGKGQTGSSSMPHKKNPILTENVTGFARLLRGFLTTGLENVALWHERDISHSSAERVILPDATSAASYAARRLTGVLRDLVVFPDRMLKNLNDLGGLVFSQRVLHALIDEKGMTREAAYTLVQRNALQSWETGEGLRDLLRADPENPLNDAELDAAFDLAWYLRHVDDIYARFGL; this comes from the coding sequence GTGATTGACCGTTACCTGACCCCCGAGATGAAGGTCCTCTGGAGCGAGGCCAGCAAGTACCGCGCGTGGCTGCGCGTCGAACTGGCCGCCATGCACGCCCAGGCGAACCACGGCGAGGTGCCCGCCGAGGCGCACGCCGCCCTGACCGCCCGCAGCGAGGCCGACCCCCTCGACGAGGCCTTCGCGCAGAAGGTCGCGGAGATCGAGGCCGTCACCCGCCACGACATCGTCGCGTTCACCCGCGCCCTGACCGAACGCTACGGCGAGGAAGCCCGCTTCGTGCACCACGGCCTGACAAGTACCGACGTGGTCGACACCGCGCAGAACCTGCTGCTCGACGAGGCACTCGGCATCATCATCACGGACGCCGAGGCGCTGCGCGAGGTCTGCCGCACGCAGGCCGTGGCGTTCAAGCACACGCCCACCGTGGGCCGCACGCACGGCATTCACGCCGAACCCATGACCTTCGGCCTGAAATTCCTGAACTGGATGGCCACCCTGGACCGCGACCTCGAACGCCTGCACGCCGCCCGCAAGCGCGTGCAGGTCGTCATGCTGTCCGGCAGCGTCGGCACGTACGCGCACGTCTCCCCGAAAGTCGAGGAGGAAGTCGCCGCCGCGTGGGGCTGGCAGGCCGCGCCCGTCACCAACCAGACCCTCGCCCGCGACCGTCACGCCGAGGTGCTCTCGGCCCTGGCGATCTTCGGCACGACCCTGGAACGCATCGCCGTGGAGATCCGCCACCTGCAACGCAGCGAGGTCCGCGAGGCCATGGAACCCTTCGGGAAGGGCCAGACCGGCAGTTCCTCCATGCCGCACAAGAAGAACCCCATCCTGACCGAGAACGTCACGGGCTTCGCGCGGCTGCTGCGCGGCTTCCTGACCACCGGCCTGGAGAACGTGGCCCTGTGGCACGAACGCGACATCAGCCACTCCAGCGCCGAACGCGTCATCCTGCCCGACGCCACGAGCGCGGCCAGTTACGCCGCGCGCCGCCTGACCGGCGTGCTGCGCGACCTCGTGGTGTTCCCGGACCGCATGCTGAAAAACCTGAACGACCTGGGCGGGCTGGTGTTCAGCCAGCGCGTCCTGCACGCCCTGATCGACGAGAAAGGCATGACGCGCGAGGCCGCCTACACCCTGGTGCAGCGCAACGCCCTGCAGAGCTGGGAGACCGGCGAGGGCCTGCGCGACCTGCTCAGGGCCGACCCGGAAAACCCCCTGAACGACGCCGAACTCGACGCCGCCTTCGACCTGGCGTGGTACCTGCGGCACGTGGACGACATCTACGCCCGCTTCGGGCTGTAA
- a CDS encoding anti-sigma factor domain-containing protein yields MTINRDDLLALALGLLTPEEEARVQAALNADPALQAEYRADLEALHRLPDDLPAADVPDGAEERLLARLQSERLTTHPQAAPPTANVPLFPAASGPDTTAPGRPAAPVTARSAWGSWRGGLLGLVAAITLGVLLLRPAPPTDTLSEFARTPGAVTQELSTAGQPLGQLIRLPDGRAYLHLTAAAPSERAYQLWRIQGGQPVPAGMFDGQGILIPAAQTGAGQTIAVSVEPPGGSPQPTTQPILVHSL; encoded by the coding sequence GTGACCATAAACCGAGACGACCTTCTGGCCCTGGCATTGGGCCTGTTGACCCCCGAGGAGGAGGCGCGTGTCCAGGCCGCCCTGAACGCCGATCCGGCCCTGCAGGCCGAGTACCGCGCGGACCTGGAAGCCCTGCACCGCCTGCCGGACGACCTGCCCGCCGCAGACGTGCCGGACGGGGCCGAGGAGAGGCTGCTGGCCCGCCTGCAGTCCGAGCGTCTGACCACCCACCCGCAGGCGGCCCCGCCCACGGCGAACGTGCCGCTGTTCCCCGCGGCCTCCGGGCCGGACACGACCGCGCCGGGACGCCCGGCGGCCCCGGTCACCGCCCGCTCCGCGTGGGGGAGCTGGCGCGGCGGCCTGCTGGGGCTGGTCGCGGCCATCACGCTCGGGGTACTGCTGCTGCGTCCGGCGCCCCCCACCGACACCCTCAGCGAGTTCGCGCGGACCCCCGGCGCGGTCACGCAGGAACTGTCGACGGCCGGGCAGCCGCTCGGACAGCTGATCCGCCTCCCGGACGGCCGCGCCTACCTGCACCTGACGGCCGCCGCTCCCAGCGAGCGCGCCTACCAGCTCTGGCGTATCCAGGGAGGGCAGCCTGTACCGGCCGGCATGTTCGACGGGCAGGGCATCCTGATTCCGGCCGCACAGACCGGCGCCGGGCAGACCATCGCGGTCAGCGTGGAACCCCCGGGCGGTAGCCCGCAACCGACCACACAGCCGATCCTGGTGCACTCCCTGTAG
- a CDS encoding histone deacetylase: MSEAAELLPAEPAFRHAFRAYSPADYGFPLPDGHRFPYYKYEGVRRRLSPLLPVLDTPALRWADAARVHDPHWLRRWRRGEVDRHEERAFGLPWSPGVVERARRAAGGSLAALHDARRVGWGANLAGGTHHAFRDRAEGFCLVNDAAILTRLALDDGLARRVAVVDLDVHQGNGTAALLAGEARAFTLSVHGERNYPFRKEVSSLDIGLGDGVTDAEYLSVLRERVLPALEAFRPDLLLYLAGADVLAGDRFGRFALTLGGVRERNRAVLGWARGAGVPVVTMMAGGYNRDHALTVEAHASVVLDALDLLV, encoded by the coding sequence GTGAGTGAGGCCGCAGAACTTCTCCCGGCAGAGCCGGCATTCCGGCACGCGTTCCGTGCGTACTCGCCGGCGGATTACGGGTTCCCGCTGCCGGACGGGCACCGTTTCCCGTACTACAAGTACGAGGGGGTGCGGCGTCGCCTGTCCCCGCTGCTGCCGGTGCTGGACACCCCGGCGCTGCGCTGGGCGGACGCGGCGCGCGTGCATGACCCGCACTGGCTGCGGCGCTGGCGGCGCGGTGAGGTGGACCGGCACGAGGAACGTGCCTTCGGGCTGCCGTGGTCGCCGGGCGTGGTCGAGCGGGCGCGGCGGGCGGCCGGGGGGTCGCTGGCGGCGCTGCACGACGCGCGGCGGGTCGGGTGGGGCGCGAATCTGGCGGGCGGCACGCACCACGCGTTCCGGGACCGCGCCGAGGGGTTCTGTCTGGTGAACGACGCGGCGATCCTGACCCGCCTCGCGCTGGATGACGGACTGGCGCGGCGCGTGGCGGTCGTGGACCTGGACGTGCATCAGGGGAACGGCACGGCGGCGCTGCTGGCGGGCGAGGCGCGGGCTTTCACGCTGAGCGTGCATGGCGAGCGCAACTACCCGTTTCGCAAGGAGGTCAGTTCGCTGGACATCGGGCTGGGGGACGGCGTGACGGACGCCGAGTACCTGTCTGTGCTGCGGGAGCGGGTGCTGCCGGCGCTGGAGGCGTTCCGGCCGGACCTGCTGCTGTACCTCGCGGGAGCGGACGTGCTGGCCGGGGACCGGTTCGGGCGCTTCGCGCTGACGCTGGGCGGCGTGCGCGAGCGTAACCGCGCGGTGCTGGGCTGGGCGCGCGGGGCGGGGGTGCCGGTCGTGACCATGATGGCCGGGGGGTACAACCGGGATCATGCGCTGACGGTCGAGGCGCACGCGAGCGTGGTGCTGGACGCGCTGGACCTGCTGGTCTGA
- a CDS encoding twin-arginine translocase TatA/TatE family subunit, translating into MPNIGAPELIVILLVALVVFGPRKLPELGKSLGHGLREFRKSTQGLKDSMNIDAPAPQVTQPAPVAVAAAVPASAAVPATSVTPQA; encoded by the coding sequence ATGCCCAACATCGGCGCCCCTGAACTGATTGTGATCCTGCTTGTCGCCCTGGTCGTCTTCGGACCGCGCAAACTCCCGGAACTCGGCAAGAGCCTCGGGCACGGCCTGCGCGAATTCCGGAAGAGCACCCAGGGCCTCAAGGACAGCATGAACATCGACGCGCCTGCCCCGCAGGTAACCCAGCCCGCACCGGTCGCGGTCGCGGCGGCCGTGCCCGCGTCGGCCGCCGTGCCGGCCACCAGCGTCACCCCGCAGGCCTGA
- a CDS encoding RluA family pseudouridine synthase, whose product MNDAPRPDSRTLTAAPGRLDAVLSALTGASRSQVAAWITGGFVQVAGQAALKPALKLRGGEALTVTVPPPPDATVVAETVPLDVLFEDEHLIAVNKPAGMITHPAPGVTTGTLVNALLGRMSLPEQDGHDGPDGYRPGIVHRLDRDTSGVIVVAKTVTAHARLAAAFKDRETRKVYLALAAGQWKALEAVQVDAPVGRHPVQRQRMTVGGAQPRDAQTLFTPLDTLPDGHGRTLTLVRAQPRTGRTHQIRVHLAHLGSPILGDAVYGRPSELMARHALHAQFLTIPHPVTGRALQLHAPVPDDMLSAWVTLGGRLPEGLERRPDVRGAG is encoded by the coding sequence GTGAATGACGCGCCGCGCCCCGATTCCCGGACCCTGACCGCCGCGCCCGGCCGGCTGGACGCGGTGCTGTCCGCCCTGACCGGCGCGAGCCGCTCGCAGGTGGCCGCGTGGATCACGGGCGGGTTCGTGCAGGTGGCGGGACAGGCAGCCCTGAAACCCGCCCTGAAACTGAGGGGCGGTGAGGCGCTCACGGTGACGGTGCCGCCCCCGCCGGACGCGACGGTGGTGGCCGAGACCGTGCCGCTGGACGTGCTGTTCGAGGACGAGCACCTGATCGCCGTGAACAAACCGGCGGGCATGATCACGCACCCGGCGCCGGGCGTGACCACCGGCACGCTGGTCAACGCGCTGCTGGGCCGCATGAGTCTGCCGGAGCAGGACGGGCACGACGGCCCGGACGGCTACCGCCCCGGCATCGTTCACCGCCTGGACCGCGACACGAGCGGCGTGATCGTGGTCGCCAAGACGGTCACGGCGCACGCGCGGCTCGCGGCGGCCTTCAAGGACCGCGAGACCCGCAAGGTGTACCTGGCGCTGGCGGCCGGCCAGTGGAAGGCGCTGGAGGCCGTGCAGGTGGACGCCCCGGTGGGCCGGCACCCGGTGCAGCGGCAGCGCATGACCGTGGGTGGCGCGCAGCCGCGTGACGCGCAGACGCTGTTCACGCCGCTGGACACCCTCCCGGACGGCCATGGGCGCACGCTGACGCTGGTGCGGGCGCAGCCGCGCACGGGCCGCACCCACCAGATCCGGGTGCACCTGGCGCACCTGGGCAGCCCGATCCTGGGAGACGCCGTGTACGGCCGCCCCAGTGAGCTGATGGCGCGGCACGCGCTGCACGCGCAGTTTCTGACCATTCCGCATCCCGTGACCGGGCGGGCGCTGCAGCTGCACGCCCCGGTTCCGGACGACATGCTGAGCGCCTGGGTGACACTGGGCGGCCGGCTGCCCGAGGGCCTGGAGCGCCGTCCGGACGTCCGGGGCGCCGGGTAG
- a CDS encoding Crp/Fnr family transcriptional regulator has translation MTYLAPTTLPQTHDLNRTVRRGQTLYYAGDSAPSLYRLESGLMRAVRLTPQGRNLTVRHIRPGDIFGEECLHGQTRGHQVVALTDTVLTPIHPQHLSAAELWDLTRSLSAQLQRMMTDGVHIQDGDLRERIARYLLNLADSTLGGAHSDGTRFVRATHELIAEGTGATRESVSKLIGEMRDDGLLSPAYRCLTLTDEDGLRLLSGYHG, from the coding sequence ATGACGTACCTTGCCCCCACCACCCTGCCCCAGACCCACGACCTGAACCGCACGGTGCGCCGTGGCCAGACCCTGTACTACGCCGGAGACAGCGCCCCCAGCCTCTACCGCCTGGAAAGCGGCCTGATGCGCGCCGTGCGCCTCACCCCCCAGGGCCGCAACCTGACCGTGCGGCACATCCGCCCCGGCGACATCTTCGGCGAGGAGTGCCTGCACGGCCAGACACGCGGCCACCAGGTCGTCGCCCTCACCGACACGGTCCTGACCCCCATCCACCCGCAGCACCTCAGTGCCGCCGAACTGTGGGACCTGACCCGCAGCCTCAGCGCCCAGCTGCAGCGCATGATGACCGACGGCGTGCACATCCAGGACGGCGACCTGCGCGAACGCATCGCCCGCTACCTGCTGAACCTCGCCGACAGCACCCTGGGCGGCGCCCACAGCGACGGCACCCGCTTCGTGCGGGCCACGCACGAACTGATCGCCGAGGGCACCGGCGCCACCCGTGAGAGCGTCAGCAAACTGATCGGCGAGATGCGCGACGACGGCCTGCTGAGCCCCGCCTACCGCTGCCTGACCCTGACCGACGAGGACGGCCTGCGCCTCCTGAGCGGCTACCACGGCTGA
- a CDS encoding RNA polymerase sigma factor, protein MSLPSLHPDLPDEALIQSMAQGREDALQELHRRYARLLYSLGHRMLRQTDDVESCVQDAFMNAWRHAARFDAQRASAKTWLVSIAHHRFLQELRDRPDTNLEIEDWDAPTTAADPADRILAERAVQGLEGPHRELVELAYYRGYSHSELAIITGLPVGTVKSRLRSAIDRMRTHLGAGGPA, encoded by the coding sequence ATGAGCCTGCCTTCCCTTCATCCAGACCTGCCCGACGAGGCCCTCATCCAGTCGATGGCCCAGGGCCGCGAGGACGCCCTGCAGGAACTGCACCGCCGCTACGCACGGCTGCTGTACTCGCTGGGGCACCGCATGCTCCGTCAGACCGACGACGTGGAAAGCTGCGTGCAGGACGCCTTCATGAACGCCTGGCGGCACGCCGCCCGCTTCGACGCGCAGCGCGCCAGCGCCAAGACCTGGCTGGTCAGCATCGCCCACCACCGCTTCTTGCAGGAACTCCGCGACCGGCCCGACACCAACCTGGAAATCGAGGACTGGGACGCCCCCACCACCGCCGCCGATCCCGCCGACCGCATTCTGGCCGAACGCGCCGTGCAGGGCCTCGAAGGGCCGCACCGGGAACTGGTCGAACTCGCGTACTACCGCGGCTACTCGCACAGCGAACTCGCGATCATCACGGGCCTTCCCGTCGGTACGGTAAAGTCTCGGTTGCGCTCGGCGATCGACCGGATGCGCACCCACCTGGGTGCCGGCGGCCCCGCTTGA
- a CDS encoding ferritin-like domain-containing protein, protein MPEDTQNTPANSTSRRQFMGYAALFGGGMTLVSCGVTFPDLTAAEKQDIDILNYALTLEYLEAEFYAAFDTGAYASKLLNPRAKEYAKELAAHEASHVQALIQTIRDIRGTPVAKPTFDFSPLIGSATVNDELFLQLAATLEPIGVRAYLGQVARLSNPQLIAAAAAIHAVEADHVSGVQELRVKLGFNRAPERQTDIAPQSAAKPTSTSAADFDANYSPTPTAFWKPLTMAEVLAIVKPVIK, encoded by the coding sequence ATGCCGGAGGACACCCAGAACACACCCGCCAACAGCACCTCACGCCGCCAGTTCATGGGATACGCCGCACTGTTCGGTGGAGGCATGACGCTGGTCTCCTGCGGGGTCACCTTCCCGGACCTTACCGCCGCCGAGAAACAGGACATCGACATCCTGAACTACGCGCTGACCCTGGAGTACCTCGAAGCCGAGTTCTACGCGGCCTTCGACACCGGGGCCTACGCCAGCAAACTGCTGAACCCCCGCGCCAAGGAGTACGCCAAGGAACTCGCGGCGCACGAGGCCTCTCACGTGCAGGCGCTGATCCAGACCATCCGCGACATCCGCGGCACCCCGGTCGCCAAGCCCACCTTCGATTTCAGCCCCCTGATCGGCAGCGCCACCGTGAACGACGAGCTGTTCCTGCAGCTGGCCGCCACCCTCGAGCCCATCGGCGTGCGCGCCTACCTCGGGCAGGTCGCGCGTCTCAGCAACCCCCAGCTGATCGCCGCGGCCGCCGCCATTCACGCCGTCGAAGCCGACCACGTCTCCGGTGTGCAGGAACTCCGCGTCAAGCTGGGCTTCAACCGCGCCCCCGAACGGCAGACCGACATCGCCCCGCAGAGCGCCGCCAAGCCCACCAGCACCAGTGCCGCCGACTTCGACGCGAACTACTCGCCGACGCCCACGGCGTTCTGGAAGCCCCTGACCATGGCGGAAGTCCTCGCGATCGTCAAGCCCGTCATCAAGTAA
- a CDS encoding ATP-binding protein — protein MVLGTQDVTPVSFWFAVLPGASVQLDDLVAVQTRKPDGSFVNFYGIVDHVRTRHEGVTFDSDVQDVAAGLLPASVSYAARVLVTRVNPENFIPPQPGDGVRHARGDDLRMALSADKMGEKAFPGGLLADGQVLPVNYRFVNGENGGHINISGISGVATKTSYALFLLHSIFRSGVMGTGASAGRALIFNVKGEDLLFLDKRNREVESREAQAQAQKGLPDHRYALMGLPVEAFRDVQFLAPPRPGSAGAAIVPHVEQRGEGVTPFLYSLREFCARRMLPYVFVDRDASVNLGFVIGSIEERLYRMAQPSAGGTADTPYLTVEDWQPDTEQVLDEDVRFDEMGSVRISTFAQLVAYLEYKLLDANDGEGDRKWVGKQSPATLQAFIRRLRGVQKHLTPLVRGDVSADQAARFRPDPLKPGVQTTVVDIHTLSATAQMFIVGVLLRDLFEHKERVGRQDTVFVVLDELNKYAPRDGDSPIKDVLLDIAERGRSLGIILIGAQQTASEVERRIVSNAAIRVVGRLDLAEAERPEYRFLPQSFRARAGILQPGTMLVSQPDVPNPVLVNYPFPAWATRLDEVDDLQGKKVEEVGEDWLY, from the coding sequence ATGGTGCTGGGCACGCAGGACGTGACACCCGTGAGTTTCTGGTTCGCGGTACTGCCCGGCGCGAGCGTGCAACTCGACGATCTGGTGGCCGTGCAGACGCGCAAACCGGACGGGTCGTTCGTGAACTTCTACGGGATCGTGGATCACGTCCGGACCCGGCATGAGGGCGTGACCTTCGACAGTGACGTGCAGGATGTCGCGGCGGGCCTGCTGCCGGCCAGCGTGAGTTACGCGGCGCGGGTGCTGGTGACGCGCGTGAACCCCGAGAATTTCATTCCGCCGCAGCCGGGCGACGGGGTGCGGCACGCGCGGGGCGACGACCTGCGCATGGCCCTGAGTGCCGACAAGATGGGCGAGAAGGCCTTCCCCGGCGGGCTGCTGGCAGACGGGCAGGTGCTGCCGGTCAACTACCGCTTCGTGAACGGCGAGAACGGCGGGCACATCAACATCAGCGGGATCTCGGGCGTGGCGACCAAGACCAGTTATGCGCTGTTCCTGCTGCATTCCATCTTCCGCAGTGGCGTGATGGGCACGGGCGCGTCGGCGGGGCGCGCGCTGATCTTCAACGTGAAGGGCGAGGACCTGCTGTTCCTGGACAAGCGCAACCGCGAGGTCGAGTCCCGCGAGGCGCAGGCTCAGGCGCAGAAGGGCCTCCCGGACCACCGTTACGCGCTGATGGGCCTGCCGGTCGAGGCGTTCCGGGACGTGCAGTTCCTCGCGCCGCCCCGGCCGGGCAGTGCGGGCGCGGCGATCGTGCCGCACGTCGAGCAGCGCGGCGAGGGGGTCACGCCGTTCCTGTACTCGCTGCGGGAGTTCTGTGCGCGCCGCATGCTGCCGTACGTGTTCGTGGACCGGGACGCGAGCGTGAACCTGGGCTTCGTGATCGGCAGCATCGAGGAGCGCCTGTACCGCATGGCGCAGCCCAGCGCGGGCGGCACGGCCGACACACCGTACCTGACCGTGGAGGACTGGCAGCCCGACACCGAGCAGGTGCTGGACGAGGACGTGCGTTTCGACGAGATGGGCAGCGTGCGCATCAGCACCTTCGCGCAGCTGGTCGCGTACCTGGAGTACAAACTGCTCGACGCGAACGACGGCGAGGGCGACCGCAAATGGGTGGGCAAGCAGTCCCCGGCCACCCTCCAGGCCTTCATCCGCCGCCTGCGGGGCGTGCAGAAGCACCTGACGCCGCTGGTGCGCGGCGACGTGAGTGCCGATCAGGCCGCCCGCTTCCGCCCGGACCCGCTGAAGCCCGGCGTGCAGACGACCGTGGTGGACATCCACACGCTGTCCGCCACGGCGCAGATGTTCATCGTGGGCGTGCTGCTGCGCGACCTGTTCGAACACAAGGAACGCGTGGGGCGGCAGGATACGGTGTTCGTGGTCCTGGACGAGCTGAACAAGTACGCCCCCCGCGACGGCGACAGCCCCATCAAGGACGTGCTGCTGGACATCGCCGAGCGTGGCCGCAGCCTGGGCATCATCCTGATCGGCGCGCAGCAGACGGCCAGCGAGGTCGAGCGGCGCATCGTGTCGAACGCCGCGATCCGCGTGGTGGGCCGCCTGGACCTCGCGGAGGCCGAGCGGCCCGAGTACCGCTTCCTGCCGCAGAGTTTCCGCGCGCGCGCCGGGATCCTGCAACCCGGCACCATGCTGGTCAGCCAGCCGGACGTGCCCAACCCGGTGCTGGTCAACTACCCCTTCCCCGCCTGGGCCACCCGCCTGGACGAGGTGGACGACCTGCAAGGCAAGAAGGTCGAGGAGGTCGGCGAGGACTGGCTGTACTGA
- a CDS encoding nuclease — protein MRIRLDPWPVDIEGGQLTLKDFNGEIQDVETPRWAAIPARPIPERLRQVFVVDGKRRMESRLFIEDDHGQSGLGGFGAYVVGAVELCPHGTRQAELRAVKAARILAHAPDLRIDPMTLSPRHPHTGQLEYTPVPMTGTDALAALNVLQQHMLAAEQNLSHDLASRVPADDQDDREWLSALTVQDGTLRGRNLNGAVVGCVKTMETMYLPADRASLLSELKPGERTPVMRMTYSNGQFTRLIWYVRLCEAAFYQHPMAGVMRLEMFAPDDPSFLPPIVRQVANLSGTLLRRLGSHAHKDPRAPQNLIPTAALEQAMGRSMGSADLVTRRIRAHIAGLQGVA, from the coding sequence ATGCGTATTCGCCTGGACCCCTGGCCCGTGGACATCGAGGGCGGGCAACTGACCCTTAAGGACTTCAACGGTGAGATTCAAGACGTCGAAACGCCGCGCTGGGCGGCCATTCCCGCACGGCCCATCCCGGAACGGCTGCGGCAGGTGTTCGTCGTGGACGGCAAACGCCGCATGGAATCCCGCCTGTTCATCGAGGACGACCACGGCCAGAGCGGCCTGGGCGGCTTCGGCGCGTACGTGGTGGGCGCCGTCGAACTGTGCCCGCACGGCACCCGGCAGGCGGAACTGCGGGCCGTGAAGGCCGCCCGCATCCTGGCGCACGCCCCGGACCTGCGGATCGACCCCATGACCCTCTCACCGCGCCACCCGCATACCGGGCAGCTGGAGTACACGCCCGTGCCCATGACCGGCACGGACGCCCTGGCCGCCCTGAACGTCCTGCAACAGCACATGCTGGCCGCCGAGCAGAACCTCTCGCACGATCTGGCGTCCAGGGTCCCGGCGGACGATCAGGATGACCGCGAGTGGCTGAGTGCCCTGACCGTGCAGGACGGCACGTTGCGCGGCCGGAACCTGAACGGCGCGGTGGTCGGCTGCGTGAAGACCATGGAGACCATGTACCTGCCGGCCGACCGGGCCTCGCTGCTGAGCGAACTGAAACCCGGCGAGCGCACCCCGGTCATGCGCATGACGTACAGCAACGGGCAGTTCACGCGCCTGATCTGGTACGTGCGGCTGTGCGAGGCCGCGTTCTACCAGCATCCCATGGCGGGCGTCATGCGCCTGGAGATGTTCGCGCCGGACGATCCCAGTTTCCTGCCGCCCATCGTCCGGCAGGTCGCGAACCTCAGCGGCACGCTGCTGCGGCGGCTGGGCAGTCACGCGCACAAGGACCCGCGCGCGCCGCAGAACCTGATTCCCACGGCGGCGCTGGAACAGGCGATGGGCCGCAGCATGGGCAGCGCGGACCTCGTGACGCGCCGCATCCGGGCGCACATCGCGGGCCTGCAGGGGGTCGCGTGA
- a CDS encoding ferritin-like domain-containing protein, which translates to MTTPNRRSFLKFAGASAGALTLGGLSLPALAATSVSTKSAAQDLTILNYALTLEYLEAEFYTAFSSGALAGKLTDARVKSYARQLAAHEVAHVDALKQTITSLGGTPVAKPTFDFSPLIGDGSTQNDRSFLQLAATLEPVGVRAYLGQADKLMNGAVLTAAASILAVEANHASGIQELRTQMGFNTKPTRQTGRAPQSDAKPSSTSVADFDADFSPTPTDFWVPLSMDEVLAIVKPLIK; encoded by the coding sequence ATGACCACACCCAACCGCCGTTCCTTCCTGAAATTCGCCGGTGCCAGCGCCGGAGCCCTGACCCTGGGCGGCCTGAGCCTGCCCGCGCTGGCCGCCACCAGCGTCAGCACCAAGAGCGCCGCGCAGGACCTGACCATCCTGAACTACGCCCTGACCCTGGAGTACCTGGAAGCCGAGTTCTACACCGCCTTCTCCAGCGGAGCGCTGGCCGGCAAGCTCACGGACGCCCGCGTCAAGTCCTACGCACGCCAGCTGGCAGCGCACGAGGTCGCGCACGTGGACGCCCTCAAGCAGACCATCACCAGCCTCGGCGGGACCCCGGTCGCCAAACCCACCTTCGACTTCAGCCCCCTGATCGGGGACGGCAGCACCCAGAACGACCGCTCGTTCCTGCAGCTCGCCGCCACCCTCGAACCGGTCGGCGTGCGCGCCTACCTGGGCCAGGCGGACAAACTCATGAACGGCGCGGTCCTGACGGCCGCCGCCAGCATCCTGGCAGTCGAGGCCAACCACGCCAGCGGCATCCAGGAACTCCGGACGCAGATGGGCTTCAACACCAAACCCACCCGCCAGACCGGCCGCGCCCCGCAGAGTGACGCGAAACCCAGCAGCACCAGCGTCGCGGACTTCGACGCGGACTTCTCGCCCACGCCCACGGACTTCTGGGTCCCGCTGAGCATGGACGAGGTCCTGGCGATCGTCAAACCGTTGATCAAGTAA